The sequence ATCGCGTTTCCGGGACTGATCGCCTACCTGATGCTGGTGCTGCTGAACGCGGACTACCTGCGCGACATGGGGGCGACCGACGTGCCCCGCAACAGCCCGCACCTCGTCTACCTGATGATGGCCGGGCAGGCGATCTGGCTCCTCTTCGTCTGGGCCTGGCTGTTCGGGCAGGTCGTGGCGCGCGACCGGACGGCCGGCCTGCACGAGCTGGTGCTGTCGGCCCCGGTGTCGCTGCCCGCCCTGCTCGCCGGCCGCTACCTCGGCGCGGTGGGCCTTGCCTGCGTGCTGTCGCTCGCGACCGGAATCGGGTTCCTCCTGGTTCCCCCCCTGGGTGCGCTCGGCCTGTTTCCTCCCGACACGGTCGGACCGCAGCCGATCTTCGCCATCGGCCACGCGCTGCTGATCCTGACCCTGCCGTCGGCGGCCGGACTCGGCGCCCTGTTCCTGTGTGCGGCAATCCGGACGAGAGGGGTGGCGGGGCCGTTCGCCTGCGCGGCGGCGCTGATGCTGATCTGGATGATCGCCATGGTCGTGGTGCGCGGCGGCGACGCGAACCCGGCGATCGCGTCGCTCCTCGACCCGTCCGCGTTCGCCGAGGTGGAGGAGCAGTCCAACCTCTGGACGCCGCGCGAGAAGGCGGTGGGCGTCGTGCAGATCACGCCGCCGCTGGTGGCCAACCGCCTGTTCTGGATGCTCCCGCCGCTGCTGCTGCTCGGCCTCGTGCTGCCCCGGGTGGAGCGTGAACGGCTGACGCTGGAGGGGGCGCCCGCGGTGCGGGGGCCGGACGCCGCGGACGAAACGAGCGCGGAGCCGGCCGATTTCGACGGCCCGCCGCTCGGCGTCCCGCGGCAGCCGTCGTGGCTCGGCGCCACGTGGAGCGAGGCGGTCTGGCACTTCGCCCTGGCGTTCCGCGGGTGGGGAACGCCGCTCGCGCTGCTCATCCTGGCCGCGATGGGCGTGGGCGGCTCGTTCGTTCACATCATCCTGCACGCCGACGGCCCCCTCCTCCCCCGTCCCGATCTCATCGAGCCGATGCTGATCGAGTTCTTCTACCTCGTGATCGTGTTCATGGTGGCCGCGTTCGTGGGCGTCATGGCGCGGCGGGACGACCGCCCCGGCTACGGCGAGATCGCCGACGCCGCCCCCGCGCCCCTGGGCAGCCGGGTGGGGGGCCGCGCTCTCGCGGCGGCCGCGGTCACCGTCGTGTTCGCCCTGACGCCGGTGCCCGCGGTGTGGGTCGTGACGCTCCTCGCGGTCCCCGACGCCTTCAGCCTGTCCGATCCGTTCCTCTACTTCGGGTTGCGGCTCGCGCCGGCGCTGCTGGAGCTGTGCGCGCTGGTGCTGCTGGCCCACGCCCTCATCCGTCACGCGGGGGCGGCGCACGCGGCAGGCGTCATCTGCGCGTTCTTCATCGTCGTCAACCACGAGCTGGGCGTCACCAGCTACCCGCCGGCGGAGATCGGCGTACCGCCGAGCGCCACGCTGTCGGAGTTCTCCGGGTGGGCGCCGTGGCTCGACTACGTGCTGACCGCCGACCTGTTCAAGCTGGCCGTCGCCGCCGCGATCGTCGCGCTGGCATGGCTCGCGTGGCCGCGCGGGACGGCGCTCACCGTGCCTCTCCGCTGGCGTACGGGCATGCGCAGGTGCGCCGGCGGGGCCGGCGCGCTGGCGGCGGCCGCCCTCGCGGTCGCCATCGGGATCCATCGTGAGCTGCACGAGCAGCTCGTGACATTGGGCGGCTACGAGTCGGCCGCGACGGCGATCGCGGACGACGCCGCCTGGGAGGCGCGCTGGTGGACCGCGGCGTCACCCATCTCGATGACCGGCGGCGCAGCGAACATCGTGATCGATCCCGTCGAGCGTCTTGCGACCGCGCGCTGGCGGCTCGACGGCGTCCGGGCGCTCTCCGGAACGCTGCACGGTTCGTTGCCCGACGGCGCCGAGATCCGCCGTGCCGCCGTGAACGGCCGGGAGGCAGCGGTGACGGTGGCATTCGACCACTTCGCGCTGCCGCTCGACGCATGCGGTTTGGCGGCGGAAGGCTGCACCGTGGAACTGGAGGTCGTCGCCCGCGGCGAGGGATGGTCCGCCGAGGGCGAGACTCCGTGGTTGCACCCCTCCGGCGTATGGCTGCGCGCGGCCGACCTGCTGCCGACGCTCGGCCACGACCCCGATCGGCTGGTGCGGGCGCCTCGGGAACGGGCGGCCCACGGCCTGGCTCCCGTTCCCGGCGATGCCGCCGCGGGCGCACTGGCGCCGGCGGCGGGCGTGGCGCCGGCCGGCGACTGGCGCTGGAGGGTGACCTTCGCCAGCGCGGATCCAGGTGCGGAGCGCCCCGGCGGCGCCCGGATCGCCGCGACGGGCCGGACCGACGGGCCGTTCGACTTCGCCGCGGCCTGGTGGCCGGGCGCGCCGGTCGAGACCCGCCGCGGCGGCGTGGCCGCGCTCCACGGGCCGCAGCGCGCGCGCGACGCGGACGGCGTCCTCGACGACGCGACGGCGATGCGCGACTGCGTAGCCGCGACGCTCGGACGAGCGCCGGCGATCGGCACGGTGCTGCAGGCCCCGCGCGAACACGGCGGGACCGCGCTCTACGGCGACCTGCTCTGGCTCCCCGAGCACGAGGGATGGGACATCGCCGGCGAGGCGTTCGGCCGTTGGCGGCGCCGCGCGACCATCGCGGCCGCGCTGGCCGCGCGCGCGTTGGCGGACGCCGCCGACCTGCGGAAGGAGCCCGGAGAGGACTGGCTGCGGGTCGGCGTCCCCGGCTGGGTCGGTCTGGAGTGCGTCCGGCGGGAGGACGGGCTCGACGCGTGGCTCGCGCTGCAGGCGCGGGCCAGCGACCAGGTCATCGAGGCGCTGGGCGCGCTCGACGCGCCCGCCGTCGCGGTTGCGGCGGCCGGCGACGCGCCGTGGGTGCGGGAGTACACCCCGCTGGCCACGGTCGGGTGGGTCGAGTCCGTCGGGCTGGCCGACGCGGTCGGTGCGGTCGACGCGGTGGTCGCCAGGTTGCGAGCCGGCGCGCGGCTGGCCGATGCCCTGGCCGAGGCGGTCGGCGCCGGCACCGCCGAGGCGTTGCTCGGCCCGCCGGCGTCGTCGGACATCCTGGTCGCGCGGGCGGAGCGGACGCTCGACATCGGCGGCCAGCGCTGGCTCTGGCGCGACGGCGGCTGGGAGCCGTCGGCCGGGGCCGTCCACGTGACGCAGCGCTTCGACGACAGCGGCGACCGGCGGCGCATCGGCCCGGTGCCGACGACGGTCGCCCCGGCGGCGCCGTTCACGCTGATCGACGCCTGGCCGGCGTTCGAGCGGACGCCGGCCGACAACGTCTGGCGCGACGGCGGGAACGACTGACCGGTCCGCGACGGCCGGAAGGGAGACGGTCATGAACAACGGCGGCATCTCCTGGTTTGCCCGGAATCCGGTGGCCGCGAACCTGATGATGGTCTTCATCATCGTGAGCGGCCTCATTGCCACGACCACGGTCCGCGAAGAGGTGATGCCCGAGCTCGAGCTCGACTGGATCAGCATCCAGGTGCCTTACCTCGGCGCGGCGCCGGCGGAGGTCGAGGAAGGGGTCGTCATCCGCATCGAGGAGGCGATTCAGGGCATCGACGGCATCAAGGAGATCCAGTCCACCGCATCCGAGGGCAGCGCCTCGGTCATGGTCGAGCTCGAGCTCGGCGCCGATCCGCGCCGGGTGGTGGACGAGGTCAAGAACAACGTCGACGCCATCACGACGTTTCCCATCGAAACCGAGAAGCCCATCATCCGGGAGATGATCGCCCGCAGCCGGGTCACCGACATCTCCATCTCCGGGCCCACCGACATCTTCGCGCTGAAGGCGCTCGCCGAGGGCGTGCGCGACGAGCTCACCGCGATGCCGGAGATCACGCAGGTCGACGTGGTCAGCGCGCCGCCCTACGAGATCTCCATCGAGGTCTCCGAGGTGGCCTTGCGGCGGCACGGAATGACTTTCGACCAGGTCGCCGACGCGGTGCGGCGGTCCTCGCTGGATCTGCCCGGCGGGTCGGTCCGCACCGACGGCGGCGAGATCCTGCTGCGCACCATCGGGCAGGCCTACCGCGGCCACGAGTACGAGAACCTCGTGCTCTGGACGCGGGCCGACGGCAGCCGACTGCGGCTGGGCGACGTGGCGACGGTCGTCGACGGCTTCGCCGAGACCGACCAGCAGGCCCGGTTCGATCAACAGCCGACGGTTCTGGTGTCGGTGTTCCGCACCGGCGAGCAGAGCGCGCTCGACATCTCCGCCGCGCTCGAGAGCTACGTGGAACGCACGCGGCCACGGCTGCCGGAAGGCGTCTCGATGACGGTCTGGCTGAACGAGGCGGAGGTGCTGAACGACCGCCTGAGCCTGATGCTGCGCACCGGCGCCAGCGGGTTCGTGCTCGTCTTCATCGTGCTGACGCTGTTCCTGGAGCTGCGGCTGGCTTTCTGGGTCAGCCTCGGCATCCCCATCTCTTTCCTCGGCGCCATCGCGATGATGCCGTCGCTCGACGTGTCGGCCAACGTCATCTCGCTGTTCGCCTTCACCCTGGTGCTCGGGATCGTGGTCGACGACGCGATCATCGTCGGCGAGAACATCTACCGGCACCAGGAGGAGCACGGCGAGGGGCTGCGCGGGGCCATCGAGGGCGCGCGAGAGATCGCCAAACCGGTCACCTTCGCCGTCCTGACCACGGTGGCCGCGTTCATGCCGATGATGTTCGTGCCCGGCATGATGGGCAAGATCTTCCGGGTCATTCCGTTCGTCGTCATCCCGTGCCTGCTCTTCTCCCTGGTCGAATCGCTCGGCATCCTGCCCGCCCACCTGTCGCACATCCCGCGGCGCGGCCGGCCAGGCCGGTGGCGCCGCTTCCAGAGCTTCTTCTCCAACGGCCTGAAGCGTTTCGTGCGGAGCATCTACACGCCGCTTCTCGAAACCGCGCTGCAGTGGCGGTACGTGACGGTGGCGGTCGGTCTCTCCACCCTCATCCTGACCGGCGGGATGGTGCTCGGGGGCATGGTCAACTTCCAGTTCTTCCCGTCCATCGAAGCCGATTTCATGTCGGCGTCGGTGACCATGCCGCAGGGCACGCCGGTCGAGGCGACATCGCGGGCCATCGCCAGGCTCGAGGACGGCGCCGCCCGAGTTCGCGCGCGATTGCTGCAGGAGACGGGCATCGACTACTTCCGGCACGTCTCGGCCGCGATCGGCGACCAGCCCATGGCCGGGGCCGGCGACGTGCCGTCGGGTCCGATCGAGAGCCCGGCCGGCTCCAACGTCGGCGAGGTGACGGTCGAGCTGCTGCCGGCGGAGACGCGCAACCTCACCAGCGAGCAACTCGGCAACCTGTGGCGCGAGGCCACCGGTCCGATTCCGGAGGCGGTCGAGGTCGGTTTCTCGATGTCGATCATGGATCCCGGCGACGACGTCGACGTGCAGCTCGCCGGGCCGGACCTCGACCGGCTGCGGGCCGCCGCCGACGAGCTCAAGGTACGTCTGGCGGAGTACGCCGGCCTCTACGACATCTCCGATTCCTTCCGCGCCGGCAAGGAGGAAATGCAGCTCGGCATCAAGCCGGCCGCCGAGACCCTCGGTCTGACCCTGCAGGACCTCGGCCGCCAGGTCCGCCAGGCGTTCTACGGCGAGGAGGCCCAGCGCATCCAGCGCGGGCGCGACGATATCCGCGTCATGGTGCGCTACCCGCAGGACGACCGCCGCTCGCTCGGCGACCTGGAGAACATGCGCATCCGGACGCCGAACGGCGGCGAGGTGCCCTTCAGCCAGGTGGCCGAGGTGGAGCCGGGGCGCGGCTTCGCATCCATCCGGCGGGTCAACCGCAACCGCGCGGTCAACGTCACCGCCGCGGTGGACCCCGCGATCACGTCGGTCGCCGCGGTCATCGCCGACGTCGAGAGCCGGATCCTGCCGGAGGTGCTCGCCGGCTACCCGGGGGTGTTCTACACCTTCGAGGGCGCCCAGGCCGAGCAGACGGAGACCGTCGGCGGCCTGCAACGCGGGTTCATCCTCGCCCTGCTGATGATCTTCGCCCTGCTCGCCGTCCCGCTGCGCTCGTACGTGCAACCGCTCATCATCATGGCGGCCATCCCGTTCGGCCTGGTGGGCGCCATCTGGGGCCACATGGTCATGGGGCTAGACGTGACGATGATGTCGATGTTCGGCCTGATCGCACTGACCGGGGTCGTCGTCAACGACAGCCTGGTGATGGTCGACTTCATCAACCGCGCGCGGAGCGTCCATGCGGACCTGGGCCGCACCATCCGTCAGGCAGGCGGGCGTCCGGCCGACCGCCACCAGTTCGAGTCCGCCGGGCTGCAACTCGCCATCCGCGAGGCGGGCAGCAACCGCTTCCGTCCGATCCTGCTGACGTCGCTGACGACGTTCTTCGGCCTCGTACCGTTGATGCTGGAGCGCAGCATGCAGGCGGCGTTCCTCGTGCCGATGGCGGTCTCGCTGGCCTTCGGCGTCATCTTCGCCACCTTCATCACGCTGATCCTGGTGCCGGTCTCGTACCTGATCCTCGACGACGTGCAGCGCACGCTGCGGCGGCTGTTCGGATCGGAGGAGCCAGCCGAGCCGCCGGAGGCGATCGATGCCGACGCGGCGGCAACCGCAGGGACCGCGGCCTCGGCGTCCTGAGCATTGGACGGTGCCGGCGCAACAGGGAACGACAGGAGACGCCCGGGAGCGCGTATCAGGAAAGCGAGACGCGCGCGTGGGCCAGGCCGCCGGCGAACGCGCGGCGGATCGGCCGGATGAAGGACAGGAGCCAATAGAGGCGGATGCGGTGCGGGAAGGGATCGGCGTAGGTCTGCACCGTGACCGGCTCGAGGTTCGGAATCGACCGCAGGAAGCCGGGCAGATCATCGACCGTTATGCCCCAGGGCATCGGCGGCGCCGTGTAGCGTGCGGTGACTTTCATCCCGTTCGCCGTACGCCGGGAAGCGATAGGCGGGATCGTGTCGAAGAAGATCTCCGCGCCGCGAAAGCGCTCGGCGATGCGGGCGAGCAGGGCGCGCACCTCGTCCTCGGTGAAGTACATCAACAGCCCGGCGGCCGTGATGAAGGGTCGCGCGCCGGCGGGGACGGCGTCCATCCACGTCGGTTCGAGCACCGACCCGGCCACGTGCGCAGCACGCGGATGGGAGGGCAGGAGTCGTTGTCGCACCCGGATCAGCTCCGGCAGGTCCACGGTGATCCAGCGCACGCGATTGTCGTCCACGCGCCAGAGCTGGCTGTCCAGTCCTTCGCCGAGCCCGACGACGACCGGCTCTTCCGGTGTCCGGGACAGGTAGTCGCGAATGAGGTCGTCGCCAACGCGGGCTCGAATGGGATGAAACGCGGTCGGCCGGCCGAAGTGGCCGGGGAAGTCGTAGTCGATGCGTTCCACGAGCTCGACCGCGAGCGGGTCGTCCACCAAACGGTCGGCGCGCGGCATGTCCATCGCGCGGTTCCACAGCGTCCAGAGCGCCGTTTCCGGCACGCCGGACAGGTCAACGGTGTCCGGCGATGGCGAACGGTCCGCGGGGGAGGAACTAGTCGCCGGCATTGGTCGATGTGGAAGCTGTGCCAAGGTCCTGGTCCGACCGACTGATCATGTCCGTCATTCGGACACTTCCGTCCGAGGCGTATCGCAAGACGGCAGCATGAGGGGCGCCAGCGGCGCTTC comes from Acidobacteriota bacterium and encodes:
- a CDS encoding ABC transporter permease, with product MKALRFVAAEAWHEFRAGCRGPLIPIAFPGLIAYLMLVLLNADYLRDMGATDVPRNSPHLVYLMMAGQAIWLLFVWAWLFGQVVARDRTAGLHELVLSAPVSLPALLAGRYLGAVGLACVLSLATGIGFLLVPPLGALGLFPPDTVGPQPIFAIGHALLILTLPSAAGLGALFLCAAIRTRGVAGPFACAAALMLIWMIAMVVVRGGDANPAIASLLDPSAFAEVEEQSNLWTPREKAVGVVQITPPLVANRLFWMLPPLLLLGLVLPRVERERLTLEGAPAVRGPDAADETSAEPADFDGPPLGVPRQPSWLGATWSEAVWHFALAFRGWGTPLALLILAAMGVGGSFVHIILHADGPLLPRPDLIEPMLIEFFYLVIVFMVAAFVGVMARRDDRPGYGEIADAAPAPLGSRVGGRALAAAAVTVVFALTPVPAVWVVTLLAVPDAFSLSDPFLYFGLRLAPALLELCALVLLAHALIRHAGAAHAAGVICAFFIVVNHELGVTSYPPAEIGVPPSATLSEFSGWAPWLDYVLTADLFKLAVAAAIVALAWLAWPRGTALTVPLRWRTGMRRCAGGAGALAAAALAVAIGIHRELHEQLVTLGGYESAATAIADDAAWEARWWTAASPISMTGGAANIVIDPVERLATARWRLDGVRALSGTLHGSLPDGAEIRRAAVNGREAAVTVAFDHFALPLDACGLAAEGCTVELEVVARGEGWSAEGETPWLHPSGVWLRAADLLPTLGHDPDRLVRAPRERAAHGLAPVPGDAAAGALAPAAGVAPAGDWRWRVTFASADPGAERPGGARIAATGRTDGPFDFAAAWWPGAPVETRRGGVAALHGPQRARDADGVLDDATAMRDCVAATLGRAPAIGTVLQAPREHGGTALYGDLLWLPEHEGWDIAGEAFGRWRRRATIAAALAARALADAADLRKEPGEDWLRVGVPGWVGLECVRREDGLDAWLALQARASDQVIEALGALDAPAVAVAAAGDAPWVREYTPLATVGWVESVGLADAVGAVDAVVARLRAGARLADALAEAVGAGTAEALLGPPASSDILVARAERTLDIGGQRWLWRDGGWEPSAGAVHVTQRFDDSGDRRRIGPVPTTVAPAAPFTLIDAWPAFERTPADNVWRDGGND
- a CDS encoding efflux RND transporter permease subunit; amino-acid sequence: MNNGGISWFARNPVAANLMMVFIIVSGLIATTTVREEVMPELELDWISIQVPYLGAAPAEVEEGVVIRIEEAIQGIDGIKEIQSTASEGSASVMVELELGADPRRVVDEVKNNVDAITTFPIETEKPIIREMIARSRVTDISISGPTDIFALKALAEGVRDELTAMPEITQVDVVSAPPYEISIEVSEVALRRHGMTFDQVADAVRRSSLDLPGGSVRTDGGEILLRTIGQAYRGHEYENLVLWTRADGSRLRLGDVATVVDGFAETDQQARFDQQPTVLVSVFRTGEQSALDISAALESYVERTRPRLPEGVSMTVWLNEAEVLNDRLSLMLRTGASGFVLVFIVLTLFLELRLAFWVSLGIPISFLGAIAMMPSLDVSANVISLFAFTLVLGIVVDDAIIVGENIYRHQEEHGEGLRGAIEGAREIAKPVTFAVLTTVAAFMPMMFVPGMMGKIFRVIPFVVIPCLLFSLVESLGILPAHLSHIPRRGRPGRWRRFQSFFSNGLKRFVRSIYTPLLETALQWRYVTVAVGLSTLILTGGMVLGGMVNFQFFPSIEADFMSASVTMPQGTPVEATSRAIARLEDGAARVRARLLQETGIDYFRHVSAAIGDQPMAGAGDVPSGPIESPAGSNVGEVTVELLPAETRNLTSEQLGNLWREATGPIPEAVEVGFSMSIMDPGDDVDVQLAGPDLDRLRAAADELKVRLAEYAGLYDISDSFRAGKEEMQLGIKPAAETLGLTLQDLGRQVRQAFYGEEAQRIQRGRDDIRVMVRYPQDDRRSLGDLENMRIRTPNGGEVPFSQVAEVEPGRGFASIRRVNRNRAVNVTAAVDPAITSVAAVIADVESRILPEVLAGYPGVFYTFEGAQAEQTETVGGLQRGFILALLMIFALLAVPLRSYVQPLIIMAAIPFGLVGAIWGHMVMGLDVTMMSMFGLIALTGVVVNDSLVMVDFINRARSVHADLGRTIRQAGGRPADRHQFESAGLQLAIREAGSNRFRPILLTSLTTFFGLVPLMLERSMQAAFLVPMAVSLAFGVIFATFITLILVPVSYLILDDVQRTLRRLFGSEEPAEPPEAIDADAAATAGTAASAS
- a CDS encoding class I SAM-dependent methyltransferase → MPATSSSPADRSPSPDTVDLSGVPETALWTLWNRAMDMPRADRLVDDPLAVELVERIDYDFPGHFGRPTAFHPIRARVGDDLIRDYLSRTPEEPVVVGLGEGLDSQLWRVDDNRVRWITVDLPELIRVRQRLLPSHPRAAHVAGSVLEPTWMDAVPAGARPFITAAGLLMYFTEDEVRALLARIAERFRGAEIFFDTIPPIASRRTANGMKVTARYTAPPMPWGITVDDLPGFLRSIPNLEPVTVQTYADPFPHRIRLYWLLSFIRPIRRAFAGGLAHARVSLS